The Anabaena sp. PCC 7108 region AGGTAAAGTAATTTGCCACAAACCGGAGATATTTTTCATTTGTTTTACAGTTCACTTGTCACATCTTTATTAAAAGATGCTCATAGTTGAGAACTGAGTTGAGGCAAATTGAAATATTAGACGACTTATAGTTGATTATGGGGTGAGTTTAGGCTGACTTTTTGGTATATGCTTCTAACCCATAGCCCTCACGGCTGAAATCGCTGACTATATACATAAGCTTGCTATAATCTTAGCAGGTTTGTGAAGGGGAGTAATGTCAAGATCGCTACGGGTTGCACCAGAGTACATTAATAAAGTCAAGTCAGCACTTCCGCGTAATGGATATCGCAGCCAGCAGTCATTAGCTACAGATTCAGGTTTGTCTTTAGCCACTGTTAAAAACTTTCTCAGCGGTAAACCTATTGACCGCTTGAATTTTGAAGAACTTAGCGTCAAATTGGGGTTAAACTGGCAAGAAATTGCAGATAAAGAAACTCCAACAACCAAGACAGAAGCATTACCCTTTATTACAGGTACACCTATCACCGATCCTCGGCAATTTTTTGGACGAGAGAAAGAACTAAAACGCCTGTTTAATTTACTCAAACGCCACCCTCTACAAAACGCCGCTATTATCGGTAAAAAGCGCAGTGGTAAAACTTCCTTGCTGCATTATCTCAAAAACATCACTACCACCCCACCACAACAACTGCGTCCTCATCAAAAATCTGACTGGCTACCCCAACCTGAACAGTATCAATGGGTATTTGTAGATTTACAAGATGCAAGAATGCAAAGCCGAGAAGGTTTTTTAAGATATATTTTGGAATATTTAAAAATACAAGTTCCCACACCTTGCGATTTAGATCATTTTATGGATGTGGTTAGTGATAACTTATCTTCTCCCACCGTCATTTTATTAGATGAAATTGGTGTTGGTTTACAACGTTGTCCAGAGTTAGATGATACCTTTTGGGAGAGTTTGCGGTCTTTGGCAACTAACCAAACTAGAGGAAATTTAGCCTTTATTTTAGCTACTCCTGAATCACCCATTGAACTGGCGCAAAATACCGGACACAGTTCACCCTTTTTCAATATCTTCG contains the following coding sequences:
- a CDS encoding AAA family ATPase; its protein translation is MSRSLRVAPEYINKVKSALPRNGYRSQQSLATDSGLSLATVKNFLSGKPIDRLNFEELSVKLGLNWQEIADKETPTTKTEALPFITGTPITDPRQFFGREKELKRLFNLLKRHPLQNAAIIGKKRSGKTSLLHYLKNITTTPPQQLRPHQKSDWLPQPEQYQWVFVDLQDARMQSREGFLRYILEYLKIQVPTPCDLDHFMDVVSDNLSSPTVILLDEIGVGLQRCPELDDTFWESLRSLATNQTRGNLAFILATPESPIELAQNTGHSSPFFNIFGYTAYLEALTEAEARELIASSPIPFSEADVEWILRTSKCWPLLLQIICSERLFSLEEGETDDSWQEEALRQIQPFYNLVIANEALAQ